Genomic window (Primulina eburnea isolate SZY01 chromosome 8, ASM2296580v1, whole genome shotgun sequence):
AAATCTTATCTTCTTTGGGTCCTTTCCTAGACTGTTAAATTTTCAGACGAAAAATTTTACAAATTAAGAGAAGATTTAAGGTCAAATGGTGGGACAAATTTAAAATTCCTCCAAGCCTTACAAGTCATCAATGTCCAAGCTTGGATTACcaataataaaaatacaagAGTCCCAACTCAAAAACCGCTTACAGGATTCCACCACGACAACAGACAGAATTCCTGGCACAAAAATCCCAAATGACGGCAATGCTTGCAGCTGCCAAAACTCCTGAATAAATGCAAGCTATACTAATGAAATTCTCACCAGGACCTTCAAGAAAGTCAGAATCCTCTGAGGATTCGCTTAACCTAGAAGAAGATGACCTCCTTGGACCAGACGACCAAGGACCAATATTTGGAAATAATGGTGTATAAATGTTTGTATTAGATTGTATGGCATTGTATTCGTATTTGTATTGTTATGTACATTTTCATAtgttaagaaaataaaaaataaaaaaccgaatataccctcaaaaaaatatttaaaagaggATAAGactttaatataaaaagacCGAAAATTTTACCACCCTCTACCCATATCTCACTGAAAATTCAACAGTCCAGGGAAGTAAAATTTCATGCAAAAAAGGACAagaggaaaaaaataaaaatttataatatatttttttttaaaaatgagtaGCATACGTTTCAGATCCGATTTCGATGCTAAATCGTTTAGATATCTAATGTGATCTATTGATTACAGAATgactttaaaaaaatatatgaaactCAACTTTTGATTATCAAGAGCTGTTATATgccaaaattattaatatttaatatcaaacattattaaaatagtATTTATTAGCGTAAAATTTTTTGAGTGTTTTCTTGAGTGTTTTTTATTGAAACTCAAGAATTCATGCTCGACTTTTTGGCTAGATCTTGGTGAAGTTAGTACTCTAGCCATCGCGAGTCATTTTCGACCACTATctactatttttaaaaaaaaaaaaaaaaagttgttttaaaataaaataataaaaaaaatttaccacTTTTTATATATGTTAGAAGCTCCTTAACCTAGACAAGAAAGAAATTCAAGAGAGAAGACAACAAACATtgatgagtaggtctcatgtgagaccgtctcacggatctcaatctgtgagacgggtcaaccctgctcatattcacaataaaaagtaatactcttagcataaaaagtaatactttttcatggattatccaaataaagatccgtctcacaaaatacgacccgtgagaccgtctcacacaagtttttgccaacatTGATCCCCAAAACATAACTCACACAATATTTCATTAAGAAATATGTTTTACAAGAGAATCGATCCCACGACACTGAGAAATGATAACTCACATCACTCCAAATCTTATGAACTTGCCTATCCCCAAAAACTATTTCTAATGgcttaaaacatgaaacattagaaaattatctaaaatgattgaaataattaaaaaaagcaATCAATAATTGAAACTTCTTTCCCAGCAAAGGCCTAAatattgatttaaaaaaaatgatccaCTTGTATGATTTTTAGTGGTGATCCTAAGGCAAATCtgaaacaaagaaaaaaaagaaggggcatctgtttttaaaaaaaaaagttcgtccaaaccaataaaatttgcaaaaatatcacacaatacccttgttttttttttagacTAGCGTAACAATGTATTTCAATTAAATCTTTATAAAACTTTCTTAATGAAAGGACGaatatccatattcagtttactACTAGAATTCCTCAACAAGTTTTTCAAATCTATTTGAGCTTAAAATTTTAGCTTCCTGTAAACAAAGGGGGTTCTTAAAAGTTAAAACAAcctttaaattaaaaaaaaaaaaaacagatgaaattcttcaattctaaaaaaaaattgcaactaaaatatcaaagaatatatttaattttgttatcAAATTGGGATGGCTGGATCCGATCCTTTAAACACATACCTTACTCAACCTATATCCGATATTTAATAGGTTTGAGTCGCTAGAACTCTAAAAAATTTACATTTATACTACATTTGACATatctaatttttttcattaatacaattattaaaaaaaattaattaattaatacaaaTTAAGgctttattaaaaaattaactcaatcaaaacattttttaaatttatttctcataatcaaatattttgggacatcTTCATATATTCTTTAAATCTTTGTCAATAAATAAACGAACAATGAGATAAAATTTGCTAAATGATATAATTTGTTTTGtatttgtatttgttgcatgcttatatatttataataattatcttTCATATTTTTTACTATATGTAAGGTCGAACATTGTTTCTTTATCAAATCTAACCACTCGCCCGCCGGCCGCTCGGGCTCTGCGTCTCTCTGTCTATAACGAACGGACCACAAACAGATAACTCGAAGTTACCCCAGGATAGCATTGATACCCCTCATGATCATAGTCCGAACGATAATCAAGAGCTCAACTACCACGATTTTTATGTTATGTCAACCATCATTGTGACTGCGcatcaaaaaaaatatattaataattacACTATTTGCAATCAATTCGAAAAGGTGACATTAACTCTAATATTAATGGTAGAATCGAACGTTTGttattttaccaaaaactataattTATACTAAGGTAACGTTTGGTTGGGGTGATTGGGTAGGATAGATAATTTTATCCTACTCTATCCGGCGTTTGGTTGGggtgattatttaaccaagtcaatccctcctatgaatgattaggttatattaggtaggttaaaataataactcctcaccccctaggattatttatcccactcttaatacctcctatttttctaattttacccttctcttaaattcaaactcaccaccacttcccgcctaAATCAAACttaccaccacttcccgccaccGACTGCCGCCTCCACCAGTGTTCTAAATGGCGGTCGAGGCGGCCGCCTAGGCGGTGCCTAGGCGGTAGGCGGTCCTCGACCGCACCGCCTATGCATGAGGTGGTTGTTTGAGGCGGTTTAAGCGGTACGGCGGTGGGTAGGCGGGTCGAGGCGGGTCGAGGCGGCGAGCAGGCGGGGCGAGGCGGCGGCGATGCGGGCGAGGCGGCGGCGAGGCATTCAgtcaaaattttaagttgtagtCAACAAGACtggtcaacaattttaaaattttggtcaacaattttaaaaattagtcCGCCTCGGGAGCGGATGAAGTGCTACATCCAAGGAGGAGTGCAAGGAACATCCCCATTAGAGAACTTGACGAAGATTTACATACATCGGAGGAGGAGAATGAAGAAAATGTTGATTTTGAGTCCGATGATGAGAGGATCATGGATGTAGTAGATGGTGCATatgtagatgatttggaagattAGTTATATTTAGTCTACTATTTGTTCTAATGATGGATAATTGATTGAAACTTAGTTTTTTGGTAAATGatctttattaattaatatgatgatgaatatgatgattgaaacttagttttttggataattaatatgatgatgaatctttattaattgcacattatctaaatgatattatattttgtgttTAAACATTATTTAGTTGCACATTTACATGtaaatgattatattgcatgattacctataaaaaaaacacttaaaaaaattcaaccgcCTAGGCACCGCCTAGGCACCGCCTAGGCGGCCGAGGCGGTAGGCGGTCACCGACCGCCCCGCCGCCGCCTCCCGCCATTTACAACCTTGGCCTCCACAACCGCCGCCGGCCGACCACCGGTCGACCGCCGACGGACCGCCAACCGCGGCCGAGCACCGGCCGACAGGCGATGGACCGCCGGCCGACAgctgtttagcgacggtttgtaaaaaccgtcgcaaatagcgacggttttttttcAAACGGTCGCTAAATGTCAAATTTTttagtaaataaaataattcaaaaccagatcggcgacggtttctcaaaaatagcgacggtttttaaaatccgtcgctaattttccgGAAACATACCTACCTCCCGACGCCGTCGCGAAGGGGAAGGACAATTTCgtcttttcatccaaaaattcaaaattatcctacacttaaaaatcttaccaaacataatattattttacaccatatattacaatcctaccaaaatcattttctttatcatttacgtactaatcattagtttatcctatccttccaaccaaacgcagcctaaCAATGCAACTTTAATCCCAGAGACAATTACTACACTCTAAAATATAGTAatctaaaaaattaaaattataaatatttgaaatatataaaataataataaaaaaaaaagataagaccggtgatttaaaaaagaaaaaaatattaagtttCATAAATAaacttatataattaatatataatcgTAATTTCAAATAGTTTAAACAAATTTAGTATGagtaattttcttgtgaaacgatttcacgaatctttatctgtgagacgggttaatcCTAActgtattcacaataaaaaaaattatattattagcataaaaaataatattttttcatggattacccaaataagagatctgtctcgcTCGTGAGACCTCACAATTTTTTGTCTTTTAGTATGTGGTCCTCAACTTTAATTAGAtagtaaaatatatttacttttACATCGTTTTGAACTTTACAAATATAAAAACACAACAATACATTACtaatacatatataataatattaaaatccgGAAGGCTCATATCCggtttttgacaaaaaaaaaaattaataaccgTACATGATCTTAGCCCCATTTTTTTGATGACAGGCCGGGTCCAAGTTGGACAAGGGTCAGATCCGAACCCATTGCCAATCACTATTAACAAAGTTCTAAATTTCAATTTTCCAAATTCGCTTTTCAAAAATATTCGGAAATAATCTTACATCAAGATATTTGTTAAAATGACGTTCTCTGATTCTGAGGGCCTTGAACCACACAAAAATCAGAGTGACTTCCTAACGAAATGGGACACATAAGAGAACAATGAATTGAAACAAACAGAACCAAGTGTTCCTCGAGCGAAAAGTACGTTGTAAATAACGAACAGTTCACAGCTGAAGTAAAACGCATCAGAACAAATGTTTCAACATAACACACACCAATAATCTTTTTGCGGCAACTCGGTAGAGGAGAAGTTCGAGAGTACatgtttttcaaattttctcCTACACCAACACTTACAGATCACTTGTAGAAGTCAAAATCTGTGTCGGGCTTCTTTACATTGGATCTGTAACCCTTTTCGAAATCTTTCGGTAATATTACATACCTATTCTTTCTTACTGCAAGCATGCCAGCTTCTTGGCAAATAGCTGCTATCTGGAACATTAAATATTGTAACTTAGTATCACTCCCCTAGCAGAGAGATTTTGGATAATATTTAACTCGTTCCATAAAATCTTTTGACCACAATATATTGGTGTATATGTCTGCGTGCAAGCGTCTATGCTCCACATATGTTTGTGTGTGTACATACATATGTCTATATATACTATTTACTAAGGGTGTTCAAGACAGCTGCATGCATAGGTTGACACAGTCGAGaagcaaaacaaaaaacaaagggTGTGCTTTATCGAAATGAGGTGgatcaaataataatattcTACAACTACAATAAATATACATGAAGCGAATTACTGTGTCTAAATCCAATATAGAATTACTGTCTAAAtccaatatatatttaactagCTATCGAACAATAACAAATTAGATATTTATTAGTTTGTGTAAAATATGAATAACTTTTACGTTCTAATTCACACTTTGATTCACAATCTAAGCATTTAAGGCACGCTTAAAGCATGCCTCAAGCTAGAGGCACACCAAGGTCCATGCTTCATAAGTAAGACGGTTTTACTTAAAAGGCCATGCCTCTGCTTAAGCATAGGCGAAGGCGCAGCTCGTAAACATCGTTTAAAGCCCAATTGTGTGCCTTCTGATTTAAATAGTTATGACCTCATACATAAGGAGCTTCAGGGTACTATGAAAATAACTATTGAAGCATTACAAAAAacaaatgatttaacaattacTTCTTGTGGTCCAATGCAACAAAGAGTGAGGACATCAACTGACCTCAGCAGCACTAATTTTATCTGGCCGAGACACATAGTCCTCCAAATCCACCTCATCACCTAGGTTCATCTTAGCAGTGCAAACCTGCATGTGACGCCATTATGTTATAAGAAAAACTATACCATATGGAGATGGAGAAGTTGAAGGATCTATTTTCATTCTTATTCAGGATATTACGCTCCTCGGCTGCTGCAAAATTTTCCCTCCCTTCCCCAAAAGTTTTTCCCATTTTTTACCCTTTCCTTTCCTAATTTCAGAACCAAAACAGCGTTCCCAAAAAATGACCATACAATTACAACTCCTATAAAGTTCACCTGAAAGACGAGCCTCTTTTGGCGTCTATCTGGCAAAGGAAACTCAATTTTGCGATCAAGCCTTCCCGGACGCAAAAGGGCAGGATCTAATGTGTCAGCTCGATTAGTTGCCATGATAACCTTCACATTGACAGTCTGGTCAAATCCATCCATCTGCAAAGCCAAAAAAAATATTGTGAAGACAAACATTTCGCACAAGCAAGACAtcaaaatgttttataatataaagtACATCAGGGAATTTAAATCCTTGCATCGTTGCAATATTTTTCACTTAAGCCTAAGTTTTAAATCCTACCTGGTTCAGCAGTTCCATAAGAATTCGCTGGACCTCTCTATCAGCTCCTGTTTGGGCATCAAACCTAGCAGTAGCAATAGCGTCTACctcatcaatgaaaacaattGCAGGTGCATTTTCTTTCGCTAACCGAAAAACATCACGAACCATTCGTGGACCCTGTACATTTATTAAACAGAAGATCAATGATATTCTATCAAAATAAGGACATAGAATTACCAATCACCATATACCTATATCACCATAATCCAGTGTTAATGAGATATCAGAAATATAATAAACcataaattgtttttttaagTCATAAACTGTCTATTCAGTAAAATGGCAAACCAGGAAACAACAAAATGAGGAAAaagattaaaataaaatatcaaagacTCTGAATCAAAGCTTTAACTGAAATATTTattgcacttttcacatccaatactccccattacattttttatttttgaaaacctTATCAACAGGAAAAATAAAGAGGCTCAAGTGACTCCAAATATCAGTTCCTACAAAGTATCTGAAAATTAATCAAAAAGCAGCAACTCATGCACAATCAGTAAAGCAATTTTAGAGAGACAAGATACGATGCTATGATATTTCCCAAATAAATGATAGCTGACAATACCAATGCATAATCAACGCAATCAATAGCATTACCTCACCCAAGTACTTCTGGACAAATTCTGAGCCAACAACTCTAATGAAGGCCGCAGTTGTATGGTGAGCAACAGCCTTTGCAAGCATGGTTTTCCCAGTACCAGGAGGACCATAGAGCAAAACGCCACGAGGAGGATCTATGCCAATCTGCTGATACAACTCATGATGAGTCAAAGGTAACTCCACAGCTTCACGGATTTCTTGCTTTTGGATGTCGCATCCTCCAATATCCTGACAGAACCACCAATTGCATAGATTAAAGCCAAAAATGAATTGTACCGAGGATAAAGTAAAACAGTATTATCAGTATAAGAGGAGAAAATATCGAGGTGTAGCTGAGCTGTAAATAGCTCTGTAAATAGGTTGGGAGAATTAATTTGTAATCCCTGAGATTGAGGGAATTAGTTAGGTAGTTTCCAGATTTAGGATTGAGTTAGTTTCCTTCTCTTTCTCCTTGTAATCTCCTATATAATACCGTGTATTATATCAATTCAAACGTAGGAAAAACAGAATattctttttctctcttatcTGATTTCccacatggtatcagagccctaGGAATTTTTCTGGGGTTTCGTATTCTTCAAGCAGCCTTCATTGCTGTGTGTTTCCTTTTCATATTCCAGTTTTTTCTTTCTGGGCTTCCTTTTCTACGTGTTCCAGCCTTCATTGCTGTGAATCTCTTCTTCACCATGTCAATGTCCGAAGAATCCAATTCTGTTCAGAAAATTGGAGAGTTGCAGAATATTTGGGCATCCAACAGATTCAATGGGAAGAACTATCTCAAATGGTCCCAAATTGTCCGCACATACCTAAAGGGCAAAGAGAGGCTTAATCACCTACTTGGAACCGGACCAGAAGAAAGGGATCCAACCTTTGCCGCATGGGATGAGGAGGATTCCATGATTATGTCCTGGCTATGGGATTCCATGGAGCCAACGATCAAAGACAATCTTTGGTGTACTTTTTGCAAGAAACCGAGGCATACAAGGGAGACGTGTTGGAAGCTGAATGGTAAACCTCCGAGCCGAGAATGGGGCAaccggggggggggggggggcaaCAAAGGCCTCAGGCACATATGGCAGAGCAGCCCAATACTGAGGAAAATTCAGCAATAGGGGGGTTCAGCAGCGAAGAAATTGAGAAGCTTAATGGGATCTCTTGAGAAGCCTTCTGGAGCATGTTCAATGGCTCTTTCAGGTAAACCTGTTTGCATGAATGTCTTGGACAAATTCTATCCCAACTCTTGGATCATAGACTCCGGTGCTACAGACCATATGACCCCCACATCTCAACTCTTCCATTCCTATACCCCATGTCCAAGTAATAGAAAAATTGTTGTGGCCAATGGCTCTTTAGCTACTGTTGCAGGGATTGGAGATATACATATCACACCTAGCCTTATCCTTAAAAACGTTATCCATGTACCCAAACTGTCAACGAGCCTTGTGTCTATTCAAAAGTTGACTCATGATCTCAAATGCTATGCTGTTTTTTGCTCATCTTATTGTGTTTTTCAGGACCAGGACTCGGTGAGGAGGATTGGACTTGCTAAGGAAAGTAACGGTCTTTACCACCTTGAACCATCCAAGAAAATCAGGAGCAATTTGTCTTCATCTTTCCTTAGTTCCTCAAACAAAGATGTCATTTGGCTATATCACCTACGTCTTGGTCATCCCTCTTTTAGGGTTCTAAATATAATGTTTCCTCATTTATTCCAAGGATTAGATATTTCTGAGTTTCAGTGTGACATTTGTGAATTGGCAAAACATACCCGTGTATCTTTTCCTATTAGCCATAAAAGAAGTTCTCATCCTTTTCATTTGATTCATAGTGACATATGGGGTCCTTCCACTATACCTAATATTTCCGGGGCTCGGTGGTTTGTGTCCTTAATTGATGATTGCACCCGAGTTACATGGCTCTTTCTTCTTAAACAAAAATCTGATGTTAGCACTGTTATACCTAATTTCCATTCAATGGTTCAAAATCAATTTGGGGTCAAAATAAAAAGCTTTAGGACAGACAATGCTAGAGACTACTTCAATCAGATTCTATCCCCTTACTTCCAATCTCAGGGAATTATCCATGATTAATCATGTGTGGACACACCCCAACAAAATGGGGTAGCTGAAAGAAATAATGGCCATTTACTCAACAGCAACCGAGCCTTACTGTTTCAAGGGAATGTTTCTAAGTCCTATTGGGGAGAAGCCATTCTTACTGCCACATATATGATAAATAGACTTCCCTCCCGTGTGTTAGAAAACAAAAGCCCCATAGAGGTCCTTAATAGCTTCTACCCTCACTTCAGAACCTCAAATGGCATCACACCTAGGGTATTTGGGTGTACTGCATTTGTTCATGTCCACAAACAACATAGAGGGAAACTAGACCCCAGAGCCATAAAATGTGTTTTCCTCGGTTACTCATCCACTCAAAAGGGATACAAGTGTTACAACCCCTCtaacagaaaattttacatcTCTGCAGATGTCACTTTCACAGAAAATAAACCCTTTTTTTCCAAGTCCTCTCTTCAGGGGGAGATTTCAATGATTGAAGATAGTACTTGTGAGTCCTTTGAACCACTTAAACCCTTGACCTTCCGCATGTGCCAACCCGTGTTGTTGAACCCAAGTCCTCTGAACCAGTCACATCTGAGTCACCCGATCCTGTCACTGAACCCGTATCATCTCCTACTCACAATTTCCCAAGATTTCCTCAGGTGTATTCAAGGAGAAAGACCGTTCCTGAACTGACACAAGTCCAAGAATCCAATCCAAATTCTGGAAATGAAATTACGGTAAGATCAGACCCACCTTTACACACACAACCTGTTGAACATACCACTAATTCAACAACCGTTCTGGATCTTCCCATTGCTGTTAGAAAAGGAACCAGAGAATGTAATAAACATCCACTCTATCCACTATCTCACTATGTCTCTCTCAAGCGCCTATCACCAACCCAAAAAGGATTCATTGTGAGTTTGAACACCATTGCCATCCCTAACAATATGGCTGAGGCATTGTCAAAAAAGGAATGGAGGGATGCTATGAGAGAGGAAATGAGTGCATTAGAAAAGAATAAAACATGGGAGATCGTTGATAAACCGAAGGGAAAAAACATTGTTGATTGCAAGTGGATTTTTACATTGAAGTACAAGGCTGATGGATCCCTTGAAAGATATAAAGCAAGGTTAGTAGCCAAAGGGTACACTCAGACTTATGGGGTGGATTATCAGGAAACCTTTGCTCCAGTTGCAAAAATGAACACTGTGAGAATCCTGTTAGCATTGGCTGCTCACTTCAATTGGCAACTGCTACAATATGATGTTAAGAATGCATTCCTCCATGGTGACCTAAATGAGGAAATCTACATGAACATCCCACCGGGATTTGAAGGGGACACAGGTAACAATGTGTGCAAGCTGAAAAAGGCCCTTTATGGGTTAAAACAATCTCCTAGATCATGGTTTGGCAGATTTGCAAAAGTCATGAAGGAATCTGGCAATAAACAAAGCCAAGGTGACCACACCTTATTCATTAAGCATTCGGCTGGAGGGGGAGTGACTGCTCTTTTAGTCTATGTGGACGACATCATAGTGACTGGAAATGATGAGAAAGAGAAGCATGAATTGAAGCTAAGACTAGTAAAAGAATTTGAAACAAAGGAACTGGGGAAATTGAAGTACTTCCTCGGTATTGAGGTGGCACATTCAACACAGGGAATCTACATATCTCAGCAAAAGTACGTAATTGATTTATTGGCAGAAACAGGGAAGACTGGGTGCAAACCGATCTCTACTCCAATAGATCCATAGTTGTCAAAGGCGCGAGGCGCAAAAAAGCGCCCAAGTGTCTTGGGGCTTCAAGCGCAAAGCGAAGCGCACGCTTTACGGGAAAAAGCGcaataaacaaaatattatcaaaaaaatcaaaataaaataaaaagtctttgaaaatgtttaaatactgaaatataaaaacaaaccacctattatattattaaaaataaataacacaattttgtaattttaaactaaaATTCCTAAAATTAGGGTTTAGACCTTTAGTGGTTTACCAACTGCAGCAAATGAGAAGGGGCGGCGGAGGCGGCGGCGGCAAGGTAGAGGCAGAGAAGACTCACGCACAAATGCAACAGGGGACTTCAGCAGAGGCAGACAACGTAAGGAAGGATagggattttcatataaatGGGCTGGGCTTACCTTTGGAGCTGGACTTGGGCTAAATTTTGACttggaaaaaatttaaaaaacataACTGGGCTTAAGCGCAATAGCATCGCTTAAAATTTCTCAGGCCAAGCGCACTCAAGCGTGCGCTTGGTCCACCTGCTGCGCTTCTGGACAATCCGAAGCGCAGACAGGTCGCCTCGCCTTGCTTCGCGCTTAAGCGAGCGAGGCGAGCGCTTTTCACAACTATGAATAGATCCAAACTATAAGTTGGGAGAAGCTAAAGAAGAACCAGCTGTGGATAAAAGAAGGTACCAAAGGTTGGTTGGCAGACACATATACCTTACTCACACTCGACCAGACATAACATATTCTGTAAGTATGATCAGTCAATTCATGCATGATCCAAGAGAACCTCATCTTCAGGCTGCTTACAGGGTACTGCATTACTTGAAAGGCAATCCGGGAAAAGGAATCTTGTTCAAAAGGAATGGCACCCTTACTCTGGAAGCCTACACCGACGCTGACTATGCTGGCTCCCTAGTGGATAGAAGATCAACTACAGGATATTGTACTTTTCTTGGAGGTAACCTAGTGACATGGAGGAGCAAGAAGCAGAATGTAGTGGCAAGGTCATCTGCGGAATCAGAATTCAGGGCTATTGCTCAAGGATTATGCGAATTACTTTGGCTGAGAATCATTTTGGATGATTTGAGAGTCCAATGGGAGGGTCCTATGAAGCTCTACTGTGACAACAAGTCAGCTATTAATA
Coding sequences:
- the LOC140839356 gene encoding 26S proteasome regulatory subunit 6B homolog — its product is MASVTILDPKPYPTDPPPTRPVSSFDQTVDLDDDLYSRLKSLQRQLEFIEIQEEYVKDELKNLRRELLRAQEEVKRIQSVPLVIGQFMEMIDQNNGIVGSTTGSNYYVRILSTINRELLKPSASVALHRHSNALVDVLPPEADSSISLLSQSEKPDVTYNDIGGCDIQKQEIREAVELPLTHHELYQQIGIDPPRGVLLYGPPGTGKTMLAKAVAHHTTAAFIRVVGSEFVQKYLGEGPRMVRDVFRLAKENAPAIVFIDEVDAIATARFDAQTGADREVQRILMELLNQMDGFDQTVNVKVIMATNRADTLDPALLRPGRLDRKIEFPLPDRRQKRLVFQVCTAKMNLGDEVDLEDYVSRPDKISAAEIAAICQEAGMLAVRKNRYVILPKDFEKGYRSNVKKPDTDFDFYK